The Micavibrio sp. TMED2 genome includes a window with the following:
- a CDS encoding LuxR family transcriptional regulator, whose amino-acid sequence MLIDSHCHLDFPDFATDGLDTVLDRARAAGVHRFLTISTRLTTVDKLFAIAGAHEDVSCTIGVHPHNVAEQGVASVETLVELAGKPNVIGIGESGLDYFYDKSPRDEQAESFRNHCRACVETDLPLVVHARDADEDVATILKEESQGGKLRGILHCFSSGRGLAEAGLELGFYISLSGILTFKKSEELRAIARDVPMDRLLVETDAPYLAPTPYRGKRNEPSFVVETAKVLAAEKGVTLEEIGAQTTENFNRLFKIAA is encoded by the coding sequence GTGCTGATTGACAGCCATTGCCATCTCGACTTTCCCGATTTTGCCACCGATGGGCTGGATACGGTTCTCGACCGTGCCCGCGCTGCCGGTGTACATCGGTTTCTCACCATCTCGACCCGCCTGACCACGGTGGACAAGCTGTTTGCCATTGCCGGGGCGCATGAGGATGTGTCCTGCACCATTGGCGTACATCCGCATAATGTCGCTGAACAGGGCGTTGCCAGTGTCGAAACGCTGGTCGAACTGGCCGGTAAGCCAAATGTCATCGGCATCGGCGAGAGCGGCCTTGATTACTTCTATGACAAGAGCCCGCGGGACGAACAGGCGGAGAGTTTCCGCAATCACTGCCGGGCCTGTGTTGAAACCGATCTGCCACTCGTCGTCCATGCCCGTGACGCCGATGAGGACGTGGCGACGATCCTGAAAGAAGAGAGCCAGGGCGGCAAGTTACGCGGTATTCTTCACTGCTTTTCCAGTGGCCGCGGTCTGGCTGAAGCCGGGCTGGAATTAGGCTTCTATATCTCGCTTTCCGGTATCCTGACCTTCAAGAAGTCCGAGGAACTGCGCGCCATTGCCCGTGATGTGCCGATGGACCGCCTGCTGGTTGAAACCGATGCGCCGTATCTTGCGCCCACACCCTATCGGGGCAAACGGAACGAGCCGTCCTTTGTTGTCGAAACCGCCAAGGTTCTGGCTGCCGAAAAAGGTGTGACGCTTGAGGAAATCGGCGCGCAAACCACAGAAAACTTCAATCGCCTGTTCAAGATAGCGGCCTGA
- a CDS encoding 2-deoxy-D-gluconate 3-dehydrogenase has product MTITISLEGEHALVTGASSGIGAHMAATLAAAGAVVTLAARRIERLEELRDQLRGQGAQVEAIALDVTDTPSLPDRLAATANALGTPGILVNNAGIAVTRSALDHSEDDWDAVMNTNLKGVFFTAQAFARNLRQAVEAGERKGGSIINTASITGLNPAGSIIAYATAKAGVVHLTKCLAGEWARYGIRVNAIAPGYIETDINRDYLQGEGGQKLTRRIPQRRVGQVDDLDGVLLLLADEKRGGFITGSIYTVDGGHVVQSL; this is encoded by the coding sequence ATGACCATCACCATCAGCCTTGAGGGCGAACACGCTCTGGTTACCGGAGCATCATCGGGCATCGGCGCCCATATGGCGGCGACACTGGCCGCAGCCGGTGCCGTCGTGACCCTCGCGGCGCGCCGGATCGAGCGGCTGGAGGAACTGCGCGACCAGTTGCGTGGGCAGGGAGCACAGGTCGAGGCAATCGCCCTCGACGTCACCGATACGCCGAGCCTGCCCGACAGATTAGCCGCCACCGCTAACGCCTTGGGAACGCCGGGTATTCTGGTCAATAATGCTGGAATTGCGGTTACCAGATCAGCCCTCGACCATAGCGAGGATGACTGGGACGCGGTGATGAATACCAATCTCAAGGGCGTGTTCTTCACCGCCCAGGCCTTTGCCCGCAATCTGCGGCAGGCGGTAGAGGCAGGCGAGCGCAAGGGTGGCTCGATCATCAACACCGCCTCGATCACCGGCCTGAACCCGGCGGGCAGCATCATCGCCTATGCAACAGCCAAGGCCGGGGTGGTGCATCTGACCAAATGTCTCGCTGGTGAATGGGCGCGTTATGGCATCCGGGTCAATGCCATCGCACCGGGCTATATCGAAACCGACATCAACCGCGATTATCTGCAGGGTGAGGGCGGGCAGAAGCTGACACGCCGAATCCCCCAGCGCCGGGTCGGTCAGGTGGATGACCTCGACGGCGTGCTGCTGCTGCTCGCCGATGAAAAACGCGGCGGTTTCATCACAGGCAGCATCTATACCGTCGATGGCGGGCATGTGGTCCAGTCGCTCTAG
- a CDS encoding D-alanyl-D-alanine carboxypeptidase translates to MFAKRSTASLFSAVCAAAILSMAASPVSAQTIQTDAREAIVLDHATGRILLEKASDTRMPTASMSKLATMYMVFEAIENGRLQLDDELPVSEKAWSKGGSKMFVEVGSSVSVSDLIRGVIVQSGNDATIVLAEALGGTEDAFAQSMTRRMHEIGMTSSNFMNASGWPDPEHYSTARDLSTLARHLIDDFPEFYPIYSELEFTYNGIKQGNRNPLLYRNIGADGLKTGHTEEAGYGLVASAKRNDRRIVLVVSGLDSMQARADESAKLLEWAFANFDNYRIYEPGSTVYELPVWLGADARVPLVLEDEVQVTLSMAEKGSLSAHIEATQPAPAPVNAGDILGQLVVSIDGQETKYPLRAGKDVAQLDFAGRVEAALTHIVFGSQ, encoded by the coding sequence ATGTTTGCCAAACGCTCAACCGCCTCACTGTTTTCCGCCGTCTGTGCCGCCGCCATTCTGTCGATGGCCGCATCGCCGGTGTCGGCCCAAACGATCCAGACCGATGCCAGAGAGGCCATCGTTCTGGACCATGCCACAGGCCGTATTCTGCTAGAGAAGGCTTCAGACACCCGGATGCCGACCGCATCCATGAGCAAACTTGCCACCATGTATATGGTGTTTGAGGCGATCGAAAACGGTCGACTGCAGCTTGATGACGAGTTGCCGGTCAGTGAGAAAGCCTGGAGCAAGGGCGGCTCCAAGATGTTTGTTGAGGTCGGCAGTTCCGTATCGGTTTCCGACCTGATCCGCGGCGTGATCGTTCAGTCCGGCAATGATGCGACGATTGTGCTGGCGGAAGCGCTCGGCGGTACCGAGGATGCCTTCGCGCAGTCCATGACCCGGCGCATGCATGAGATCGGCATGACCAGCTCCAACTTCATGAATGCCAGCGGCTGGCCCGACCCCGAGCACTATTCAACCGCCCGCGATCTCTCGACCCTGGCGCGTCACCTGATTGATGATTTTCCGGAATTCTATCCGATCTATTCCGAGTTGGAATTTACCTATAACGGGATCAAACAGGGTAACCGCAATCCGCTGCTCTATCGCAATATCGGTGCCGATGGACTGAAAACCGGCCATACGGAAGAGGCGGGATACGGGCTGGTGGCATCGGCCAAGCGCAATGACCGGCGGATCGTGCTGGTCGTCAGCGGTCTTGATAGTATGCAGGCCCGTGCCGATGAGAGTGCCAAGCTGCTCGAATGGGCCTTCGCCAATTTTGACAATTACCGGATCTATGAGCCGGGCAGCACTGTTTATGAACTGCCAGTCTGGCTCGGTGCCGATGCGCGGGTGCCGCTGGTGCTTGAGGATGAGGTGCAGGTCACCCTGTCCATGGCCGAGAAGGGCAGCCTTTCCGCCCACATTGAAGCAACCCAACCGGCACCGGCACCGGTCAATGCCGGGGATATCCTCGGCCAGCTGGTTGTCTCAATCGACGGTCAGGAAACAAAATACCCGTTGCGGGCGGGCAAGGATGTGGCGCAACTTGATTTTGCAGGCCGTGTTGAGGCGGCACTGACCCACATCGTATTCGGGAGTCAATGA
- a CDS encoding methionine--tRNA ligase — translation MKPAYYITTPIYYVNDKPHIGHAYTTLACDVLARFKRLDGYDVMFLTGTDEHGQKVQKSAEKAGIDPQSFTDQVSQNFRDLTELLNYSNDDFIRTTEERHRESCQALWRKLVEKGDIYLGSYAGWYAVRDEAYYQEDELTNGPDGKKIAPSGAECEWVEESSYFFRLSAWQERLLAFYEANPDFIRPTARRNEVLSFVKGGLKDLSISRTTFDWGVPVPDTGDGAHEGHIMYVWLDALTNYITALGYPNVDAEKYQRFWPADVHMVGKDILRFHAVYWPAFLMAAELDPPKSVFAHGWWTIEGQKMSKSLGNVIAPSELVARYGLDQTRYFLMREVPFGNDGDFSARAMVGRANGDLANDIGNLAQRVLSMVNKNCDGAVPEPGPFTDADKALLKKTDRLLDGVRQELDAQSFHKALELIWQVVGDANRYVDDQAPWTLKKTDPPRMGTVLYVLAEVIRNLFILIQPFVPDSSAKLLVQLGYDGVVGFDQLGEGGRLKPGTPIDKPVPIFPRLELEEAEAVSA, via the coding sequence ATGAAACCGGCATATTACATCACGACCCCGATCTATTATGTGAATGACAAGCCACATATCGGCCATGCCTATACCACGCTTGCCTGCGATGTGCTCGCCCGGTTCAAGCGGCTCGATGGTTATGACGTGATGTTCCTGACCGGCACTGATGAACATGGCCAGAAGGTACAGAAATCGGCTGAAAAGGCAGGTATCGACCCGCAAAGCTTTACCGATCAGGTCAGCCAGAACTTCCGCGACCTCACCGAATTGCTGAATTACTCCAATGACGACTTCATCCGCACAACCGAAGAACGGCATCGGGAGTCCTGTCAGGCCCTGTGGCGCAAGCTGGTAGAGAAAGGGGATATTTATCTCGGTTCCTATGCCGGTTGGTATGCCGTGCGTGACGAGGCCTATTATCAGGAAGACGAACTGACCAACGGCCCGGATGGCAAGAAGATCGCCCCGTCCGGCGCGGAATGTGAGTGGGTTGAGGAATCCAGCTATTTCTTCCGTCTGTCGGCCTGGCAGGAACGCCTGTTGGCATTTTACGAGGCTAACCCGGATTTCATCCGCCCGACCGCCCGGCGCAATGAGGTGCTGAGCTTCGTCAAGGGCGGCCTCAAGGATCTGTCGATCTCCCGGACCACCTTCGATTGGGGCGTGCCGGTGCCGGATACCGGTGATGGCGCCCATGAAGGCCATATCATGTATGTCTGGCTCGATGCCCTGACCAATTACATCACCGCGCTCGGCTATCCGAATGTGGATGCCGAGAAGTATCAGCGTTTCTGGCCAGCTGATGTGCATATGGTGGGCAAGGATATCCTGCGCTTTCACGCCGTTTACTGGCCGGCCTTCCTGATGGCAGCTGAGCTTGACCCGCCGAAGAGCGTCTTCGCCCATGGCTGGTGGACGATTGAAGGGCAGAAAATGTCCAAGTCTCTGGGCAATGTGATCGCGCCGTCCGAACTCGTCGCCCGCTATGGTCTCGACCAGACCCGCTATTTCCTGATGCGCGAAGTGCCGTTCGGCAATGATGGCGACTTCTCCGCCCGCGCCATGGTTGGCCGGGCCAATGGCGATCTTGCCAACGATATCGGCAATCTGGCGCAGCGGGTGCTGTCCATGGTCAACAAGAACTGTGATGGCGCCGTGCCGGAGCCTGGCCCGTTCACCGATGCTGACAAGGCCCTTTTGAAGAAAACCGACCGGCTGCTCGACGGTGTGCGTCAGGAACTGGACGCGCAATCATTCCACAAGGCATTAGAACTGATCTGGCAGGTTGTCGGCGACGCCAACCGTTACGTCGATGATCAGGCCCCGTGGACGTTGAAGAAAACCGACCCGCCACGCATGGGCACCGTGTTGTATGTGCTGGCCGAGGTGATCCGTAACCTGTTCATCCTGATCCAGCCATTTGTGCCGGATTCCAGCGCCAAGCTGCTGGTACAGCTGGGTTATGACGGTGTGGTCGGCTTCGACCAACTGGGTGAGGGCGGACGCCTCAAGCCCGGTACGCCGATTGACAAGCCCGTGCCGATCTTCCCGCGCCTCGAACTGGAAGAAGCAGAAGCCGTAAGTGCCTGA
- a CDS encoding disulfide bond formation protein DsbA has translation MLIEVFADVVCPWCYIGKHRLERALEERRLRDVTIKWLPFQLNPDMIASGMERSAYLTLKFGSRERALQVSSMLEQTAERDGLPLDLDAIQRTPNTVDAHRMIRLAARHNVEAGMVNALFEAYFVLGLDISDHEILAELAAELGINEQDALGYLAGHDDAAAVRNSDIRARRLGIHAVPCFIIDQRYALAGAHDPETFSPLFDLAAIGGLNGQDQASGLIDQMASLSFR, from the coding sequence ATGTTGATCGAAGTCTTCGCAGATGTGGTTTGTCCCTGGTGCTATATTGGCAAGCACCGGCTTGAGCGTGCGCTCGAGGAGCGCCGCCTGCGTGACGTGACGATCAAATGGCTGCCGTTTCAGCTGAACCCCGACATGATTGCCTCGGGCATGGAGCGTTCGGCCTATCTGACCCTGAAATTCGGCAGTCGCGAGCGGGCCCTGCAGGTATCTTCGATGCTCGAGCAGACGGCCGAGCGTGATGGCCTGCCGCTTGATCTCGATGCCATCCAGCGCACGCCAAATACGGTCGATGCCCATCGGATGATCCGCCTCGCCGCCCGGCATAATGTCGAGGCCGGTATGGTCAATGCGCTGTTCGAGGCCTATTTCGTCCTCGGCCTCGATATCAGCGATCACGAGATACTGGCGGAACTGGCGGCGGAGCTTGGCATCAACGAGCAGGATGCGCTCGGCTACCTCGCCGGACATGACGATGCCGCCGCGGTGCGCAATTCGGATATCCGCGCCCGTCGGCTCGGTATCCATGCGGTGCCGTGCTTTATCATCGACCAGCGCTATGCCCTCGCCGGGGCGCATGATCCGGAGACCTTCAGCCCGCTGTTCGATCTGGCAGCCATTGGCGGCTTGAACGGGCAGGATCAGGCAAGCGGCCTGATCGACCAGATGGCCAGCCTGTCGTTCCGCTGA
- a CDS encoding DNA helicase RecQ has protein sequence MTDISTVRTILKTVFGYEDFRPGQEEIVSAILAGEDVLAIMPTGGGKSLCYQLPALARDGLTVVISPLIALMRDQVAALQLAGVEAGALTSSNTPEENAAVMSGIEQGTLKLLYLAPERLGSAMGLLRRAGVSFLAVDEAHCVSQWGHDFRPDYLKIGELRDTLENVQIAAFTATADRATQAEIIGKLFPTQPSTFLRGFDRPNIFISFEPKNRPRDQLLSYAKARRGQSGIVYAISRNKTETLAKALNDIGITALPYHAGLDNETRALHQERFQREDGIVICGTIAFGMGIDKPDVRYVIHADLPKSVEAYYQEIGRAGRDGEPSEAMTLFGIDDIKIRRAQIDESLADDSIKRIEHQRLNALLSLAEAPRCRRQILLGYFDEVLAEPCGNCDLCKKPPELFDGTVAVQKALSAIKRTSERFGANHLIAVLLGEDNERIRSLGHDKLSVYGVGTEHTSQEWHGILRQLYGLGLAALGSHGDWQLTEAGWEVMRGNRTVQLRKDTIRRKTESNSSNVKALLEDADEPLFSALKVVRRRLAEAQKVPAYVIFPDRTLLEMVQIKPQTLDDMALCHGIGLKKLERYGREFLPVFINAPVLQPEKRRLKAAANGEGATFDALIAAQLDLQYGPAGTDKPLLCNRSAIARIIERQPKNITELAAISGVGEAKAARFGELFLEILNNNGH, from the coding sequence TTGACAGATATATCAACAGTCAGAACGATCCTGAAGACGGTCTTCGGCTATGAGGATTTTCGCCCCGGTCAGGAAGAGATCGTCAGCGCCATTCTGGCCGGTGAGGATGTGCTTGCCATCATGCCGACCGGCGGCGGCAAGTCGCTCTGTTATCAACTGCCGGCACTGGCCCGTGACGGGCTGACCGTCGTTATCTCGCCGCTCATCGCCCTGATGCGCGATCAGGTAGCCGCCCTGCAACTGGCCGGGGTTGAGGCGGGGGCACTGACCTCCAGCAATACACCGGAAGAGAATGCCGCCGTAATGAGTGGGATAGAGCAGGGAACCCTGAAGCTGCTCTATCTGGCGCCGGAACGGCTCGGCTCGGCCATGGGGTTATTGCGACGGGCAGGGGTGTCGTTTCTGGCGGTGGATGAGGCCCATTGTGTCAGCCAGTGGGGTCATGATTTCCGCCCGGATTACCTGAAAATTGGTGAATTGCGCGATACGCTCGAAAACGTGCAGATTGCCGCTTTCACTGCCACTGCCGACCGCGCCACACAGGCGGAAATCATCGGCAAGCTGTTCCCGACCCAGCCCAGCACCTTCCTGCGCGGTTTTGACCGGCCAAATATCTTCATCAGTTTCGAGCCAAAGAACCGGCCACGCGATCAGTTGCTGAGCTATGCCAAGGCCCGGCGCGGCCAGTCCGGCATTGTCTATGCCATCTCTAGAAACAAGACAGAAACCCTCGCCAAGGCATTGAATGATATTGGTATTACCGCCTTGCCATATCATGCCGGTCTGGACAATGAGACCCGCGCCCTGCATCAGGAGCGGTTCCAGCGTGAGGATGGTATTGTCATCTGCGGCACCATTGCGTTTGGCATGGGGATCGACAAGCCCGATGTGCGCTATGTCATCCATGCTGATCTGCCGAAGTCGGTTGAGGCCTATTATCAGGAAATCGGCCGGGCCGGGCGCGATGGTGAACCATCGGAAGCCATGACCCTGTTCGGGATTGATGACATCAAGATCAGGCGGGCACAGATTGATGAGAGCCTCGCCGACGACTCTATAAAGCGCATTGAACATCAGCGTCTTAATGCGCTTCTCTCATTGGCCGAAGCACCACGATGCCGCCGTCAGATACTGCTCGGGTATTTCGACGAAGTGCTGGCCGAGCCTTGCGGTAACTGTGATCTGTGCAAGAAGCCACCAGAGCTGTTTGATGGCACGGTTGCCGTCCAGAAGGCACTGTCTGCGATCAAACGCACCAGCGAACGCTTTGGTGCCAACCATCTGATCGCGGTACTGCTCGGCGAAGACAATGAGCGTATCCGGTCGCTTGGCCATGACAAACTCTCGGTTTATGGCGTTGGCACGGAACATACGTCACAGGAATGGCACGGCATCCTACGCCAGCTATATGGGCTTGGGCTGGCGGCGCTTGGTTCTCATGGTGACTGGCAGCTGACCGAGGCCGGTTGGGAGGTCATGCGCGGCAACCGCACGGTTCAGCTGCGCAAGGACACGATCCGGCGCAAGACTGAAAGCAATAGCAGCAACGTCAAGGCATTGCTGGAAGATGCTGACGAACCACTGTTTTCAGCACTCAAGGTTGTGCGCAGGCGATTGGCGGAAGCCCAGAAAGTACCGGCCTATGTGATCTTCCCGGACCGGACATTGCTGGAAATGGTGCAGATCAAGCCGCAGACACTGGATGATATGGCGCTTTGCCACGGTATCGGGCTAAAGAAGCTTGAACGCTACGGCAGGGAGTTTCTGCCGGTGTTTATCAATGCGCCGGTGCTGCAGCCGGAAAAACGCCGGCTGAAGGCGGCTGCCAATGGTGAGGGCGCCACATTTGACGCCCTGATCGCGGCCCAGCTCGATCTGCAATACGGGCCTGCTGGCACCGATAAACCGCTGTTATGCAACCGGTCCGCCATCGCCCGGATTATTGAGCGACAGCCGAAGAATATTACCGAACTTGCCGCTATATCCGGTGTTGGCGAGGCAAAGGCTGCGCGATTTGGAGAGCTTTTCCTTGAAATCCTTAACAACAATGGTCACTGA
- a CDS encoding dTMP kinase, protein MSTSFGKPSSGIFITVEGGDGAGKSTQVKRLAEHLETLDMPLTITREPGGVGNAEKIRDFFLNHDGAPWESWTEAFLIAAARREHVAQLIRPKLMEGGIVLCDRFSDSTLAYQGYGRGLPMYDLSRLVEMAEQGVTPDLTIVLDIDPAIAKERIAQRGAATSSFEGAGAAFQSRIRQAYLDFAREDSYRYRVIDAGRSEAEVAADIRSVTDTFISERQAIA, encoded by the coding sequence TTGAGTACCAGTTTCGGCAAACCGTCATCGGGCATTTTCATTACCGTCGAGGGCGGGGATGGTGCCGGAAAAAGCACGCAGGTCAAACGGTTGGCCGAGCATCTTGAAACTCTCGACATGCCGCTTACCATCACCCGCGAGCCGGGCGGTGTCGGTAATGCCGAGAAAATCCGCGACTTCTTCCTCAACCATGATGGCGCGCCATGGGAATCATGGACCGAGGCTTTCCTGATCGCCGCCGCCCGTCGTGAGCATGTGGCCCAGCTGATCCGACCCAAGCTGATGGAAGGCGGCATCGTTCTGTGTGACCGGTTTTCCGACAGTACGCTGGCCTATCAGGGCTATGGCCGCGGCTTGCCGATGTATGATCTGAGCCGTCTCGTTGAAATGGCGGAGCAGGGGGTCACACCCGACCTGACCATTGTGCTCGACATCGACCCGGCGATTGCCAAGGAGCGGATCGCCCAGCGCGGCGCGGCAACATCGTCATTCGAAGGTGCAGGGGCGGCCTTCCAGAGCCGTATCCGTCAGGCCTATCTCGACTTCGCCCGGGAAGATTCCTACCGCTACCGGGTTATTGATGCCGGTCGGTCGGAAGCAGAGGTTGCGGCTGACATTCGTTCTGTTACTGATACATTCATCAGCGAACGTCAGGCCATCGCCTGA